A single window of Leishmania panamensis strain MHOM/PA/94/PSC-1 chromosome 35 sequence DNA harbors:
- a CDS encoding hypothetical protein (TriTrypDB/GeneDB-style sysID: LpmP.35.2910), with translation MGSGPSVQEHLHKWETALGELEHLCSANRRFMDQDRIYGSGAALNDIQRATDDEATSDRGGARRPSSLVSFSPTTTAVTPEGGMGVSVGSLHRQNRSGASTVSTAPLQESRTGFGFTVYNGVSGTCPVNSNSVQGGGIVLSGNATNDATNRSVGSASVGQQQPKHTRQQVLEIRKARMSLFRSYEAENSDALTDLMQCSHFGAAAVALSYLLGGDANCKDRRRRVTLEDIFFATQSPLHMLYSGSPHLPIMAGIIREFLDVDNRFKGDYSLEAVHLDVSPTMGQVELGPNEVGDRQTRMQLPEFQRLITQDCEDEAQAIRIVNYDPYVLEQAMLVDAFEDEDDLNSPLATSVLGLNPHHTERQYSPRNEGAYAVVVDVRNAVQLMVTIAEGVVNDSLHVKLKEVPVASLFKAMMTAEEGHRARGFIRVFKKELNPEFTTDEIKTFWTPELCSGKVLGTTQLGTDAMAISHHISPHIVGVAWAMHLLAGVRPGTHGYGNGLPVSDIIRTMKLPAEVFVDGVLPLEQVYEYAAGYVQRSRRDMDVRLYPVLTKIFREDAVPTISVFDLESILINVRDANTDPESPVHVMVIMYNACVAHNVLYIVEEPQWCVLAGYDQEMQTAVLIDAHPKTFSRTWSCPLDRLHKAMTGNGYLMFSKRSTNPESRRIGAPATMAPTVESRLELVERQHELGRAWEGEAAFAVPKAFTFPSLPLMPTMVAMTCTRLGVPTTFDDVVLRLPFEISALVIRNLTLEIMHVCLTQYLRVAGLQDEVQVKAYHGESNARGLLMLPLPLLEELIQTSLDGHNVLLLHFDPSHLLVNGASRPFGTLGMVVGYDAELRSVRVADANPNSFLREWSAPLLEVFESVLDSDVTRKHRTRGVLLVSRAAAAGGATGPVFAPPCSRAFRLELLPVLNVFLVSPSPHFQGMSFAFSQLGYYYSPEEIFYEAYLKTMDDQRRRGSQAFAWRDVEVSLSIINKKIDAFFMAEGCRKFLESRNGHQNGTQETISVQVLEDIDVDEELDELLEKSTQSSDTVLLLNYDVLRTHQLPNLGRSVATVKSYNKEKQLVELWDAEYAVFGLSFVVTKQQLIEMGDLENVGSSPYGFVQFKRVAAGAATKKLGLMSAPSTLEEEEAELEAAAAAAETK, from the coding sequence ATGGGTAGTGGGCCATCGGTGCAGGAACACCTGCACAAGTGGGAGACCGCGCTCGGAGAGCTCGAGCACCTCTGCTCGGCCAATCGACGCTTCATGGACCAGGACCGCATCTACGGCAGTGGGGCCGCCCTGAACGACATACAGAGGGCCACAGATGACGAGGCCACCTCcgatcgaggaggagctcgacGGCCATCGTCACTCGTTTCCTTCAGCCCAACCACAACAGCAGTCACACCAGAGGGGGGTATGGGTGTTAGCGTGGGCAGTCTTCATCGACAAaaccgcagcggtgcctcAACGGTCAGCACAGCACCACTGCAGGAGAGCCGCACTGGCTTTGGATTCACGGTTTACAACGGCGTGTCTGGCACCTGCCCGGTGAACTCGAACTCCGTGCAGGGTGGCGGCATCGTGCTCTCTGGTAACGCCACCAATGACGCGACCAACAGGAGTGTGGGATCTGCCTCGGTGGGTCAGCAACAACCCAAGCACACGCGCCAGCAAGTTCTCGAGATTCGAAAAGCGCGCATGAGCCTCTTTCGAAGCTACGAGGCTGAAAACTCGGATGCACTCACCGACCTCATGCAATGCAGCCActtcggtgctgctgctgtggctctCTCCTACCTGCTTGGTGGTGACGCGAACTGCAAGGACCGCCGGCGTCGCGTCACTCTCGAAGACATCTTCTTCGCTACGCAGTCCCCGCTGCACATGCTGTACTCCGGCTCACCACACCTGCCGATCATGGCAGGCATCATCCGTGAGTTCCTTGACGTTGATAACCGGTTCAAGGGCGATTACAGCCTGGAAGCGGTCCACCTTGACGTGTCGCCGACGATGGGACAGGTGGAGCTCGGCCCGAACGAGGTGGGTGACCGGCAGACTCGCATGCAGCTGCCGGAATTCCAGCGCCTCATCACGCAGGACTGCGAGGACGAGGCTCAGGCGATTCGTATCGTCAACTATGACCCGTACGTTTTGGAGCAAGCGATGCTTGTGGACGCCTTCGAAGATGAAGACGACCTGAACTCCCCCCTGGCAACCTCTGTGCTAGGGCTAAATCCGCACCACACGGAGCGGCAGTACTCCCCACGAAACGAGGGTGCCTATGCAGTTGTAGTCGACGTTCGGAATGCTGTACAGCTTATGGTGACCATCGCCGAGGGCGTCGTGAACGACTCGCTGCACGtgaagctgaaggaggtaCCCGTGGCGTCTCTCTTCAAGGCAATGATGACGGCCGAGGAAGGCCATCGCGCGCGCGGCTTCATTCGCGTCTTCAAGAAGGAGCTCAACCCAGAGTTCACCACGGATGAGATCAAGACGTTCTGGACGCCGGAGCTGTGCAGCGGCAAGGTACTTGGCACAACGCAGCTGGGCACGGACGCCATGGCCATCTCCCACCACATCAGCCCCCACATCGTCGGCGTGGCGTGGGCGATGCATCTGCTGGCCGGTGTTCGCCCTGGGACGCACGGGTACGGCAATGGCCTCCCAGTCTCTGACATTATCCGCACCATGAAGCTGCCCGCAGAGGTGTTCGTGGATGGCGTCCTACCGCTAGAGCAGGTGTACGAGTATGCCGCCGGCTACGTGCAGCGGTCGAGGCGTGACATGGATGTGCGCCTCTACCCGGTGCTCACGAAGATCTTCCGCGAGGACGCGGTGCCGACGATTTCGGTGTTCGACCTCGAGTCCATCCTCATCAATGTGAGGGACGCGAACACCGACCCGGAGTCTCCGGTGCATGTGATGGTGATAATGTACAATGCATGCGTGGCGCACAATGTGCTGTACATCGTGGAAGAGCCGCAGTGGTGTGTGCTGGCCGGCTACGATCAGGAAATGCAAACGGCCGTGCTGATCGACGCCCACCCAAAGACATTTTCCCGCACCTGGTCATGCCCGCTGGATCGTCTTCACAAGGCCATGACCGGGAACGGATACCTCATGTTTTCAAAGCGCAGCACGAACCCGGAGTCGCGGCGCATTGGTGCTCCAGCCACGATGGCCCCCACAGTGGAGAGTCGACTTGAGCTGGTGGAGCGCCAGCACGAACTGGGCCGTGCTTGGGAAGGCGAGGCCGCGTTTGCCGTGCCGAAGGCGTTCACctttccctcgctgcctctcaTGCCGACGATGGTGGCCATGACGTGCACCCGACTCGGCGTCCCAACCACATTTGACgatgtggtgctgcgcctcccGTTTGAAATATCCGCCCTGGTCATTCGGAACCTGACACTGGAGATCATGCACGTGTGTCTGACACAGTACTTGCGTGTGGCGGGGTTGCAGGACGAGGTGCAAGTGAAGGCGTATCATGGGGAGAGCAACGCACGCGGGCTCCtcatgctgccgctgccactgctcgAGGAACTCATCCAGACGTCACTCGACGGACACAatgtcctgctgctgcacttcgACCCCAGCCACCTACTCGTAAACGGGGCCTCGCGCCCGTTCGGTACCCTTGGCATGGTTGTCGGCTACGACGCGGAGCTCCGaagcgtgcgtgtggcggATGCGAACCCCAACAGCTTCCTGCGCGAGTggtcggcgccgctgctagAGGTCTTCGAGTCCGTACTCGATAGCGACGTCACGCGGAAGCACCGCACTCGCGGTGTACTGCTCGTCTcgcgtgccgcagcggctgggGGTGCCACAGGTCCGGTGTTTGCGCCGCCGTGCAGCCGTGCTTTCCGCCTCGAGCTACTGCCCGTCTTGAACGTCTTCCTTGTTAGCCCCAGCCCCCACTTCCAAGGGATGTCCTTCGCCTTTTCGCAGCTAGGCTACTACTACAGCCCGGAGGAGATCTTCTACGAGGCGTACCTGAAGACGATGGATgatcagcggcggcgcggcagccaGGCCTTTGCGTGGCGCGATGTCGAAGTGTCGCTGTCAATCATCAACAAAAAAATTGATGCCTTTTTCATGGCAGAGGGGTGCCGGAAGTTCCTCGAGTCGCGCAATGGACATCAGAATGGCACCCAAGAGACTATCtcggtgcaggtgctggaggacATCGATGTGGACGAGGAGCTGGACGAGCTTCTGGAGAAGTCTACGCAGTCCTCGGACACCGTTCTTCTGCTGAACTACGACGTACTACGTACGCACCAGCTGCCGAACCTCGGCCGCAGTGTGGCTACCGTGAAGAGCTACaacaaggagaagcagctggtCGAGCTGTGGGACGCCGAGTACGCCGTCTTTGGTCTCTCCTTTGTAGTcacaaagcagcagctcatcgAAATGGGAGATCTGGAGAACGTCGGCTCCAGCCCGTACGGCTTTGTCCAGTTCAAGCGTGTTGCAGCCGGTGCCGCCACCAAGAAGCTGGGTCTTATGTCTGCACCAtcgacgctggaggaggaggaggcggagctcgaggcggccgccgcagcagcagagacaaAGTGA
- a CDS encoding hypothetical protein (TriTrypDB/GeneDB-style sysID: LpmP.35.2920), with protein MSTVAELQAELEALRAKNAQEVEAAQATLAKLQQDLNYMQEDTESLEREEEELCKRFGKDRGTDTASSMNQHTDIIAQGLCGLVDCDDSKCC; from the coding sequence ATGAGCACCGTAGCTGAGTTGCAAGCTGAActagaggcgctgcgcgccaAAAATGCGCAGGAAGTAGAGGCGGCCCAGGCCACACTCGCCAAACTGCAGCAGGACCTCAACTATATGCAGGAAGACACGGAGTCcctcgagagagaggaggaggagctctgTAAGCGATTCGGCAAAGACCGCGGCACCGACACCGCGTCGTCGATGAATCAGCACACCGACATTATCGCCCAAGGTCTGTGTGGCCTTGTAGACTGCGACGATAGCAagtgctgctga